The Lycium ferocissimum isolate CSIRO_LF1 unplaced genomic scaffold, AGI_CSIRO_Lferr_CH_V1 ctg12908, whole genome shotgun sequence genome segment AGAAGTTGAATTTTTCTTGGTGCAACAATAAAAGTATCGGAAATGAAGAAGCATCGACAGACAACGACATCCAATGGTGGGCAAATATACTGGAAAATTGCAATGACATTGAAGAAGAAGCAGCAGCTAAAAGAACACCAAGTTTGTTGCAAGAAGGACAAAGTGATGGTTGGGATGAATTTCCTGTGGATGACATATGGAATCTACTTAATTAGCCGAGATAATAAAATGGCAGTGTAAACTTTTAGGGATATATTCGTCGTTTATACTTTGTATCCCAATTACAAGTTGATAGGAAAATAGTTTTGAGTATTCTAGAATTACAAAGTGCATGCGCTCTGATGTTATTCACGTAGGTGCATTGCCTTTATATTACCTAGGTGTGTGCTTTTGTGGTTTTAAGGTGATCAAGGTTATTGTGGGATGTGAAAGCATTTAGTCGTTTTGAGTCTAAGATTATCCTTTAGTGGAGTATCTATTAAATGTAATGTTATTTTCCAAGAGTGAAGTATGTAAGATAACATGAAATGAGATTTATATCTATTTATTCTCTCCCGTCATCTTTGCATACTCTTATGATAGTATTGAAACGGTAAAATTTACCTAGGATATTTACATCAAACTAacaaatttaataactttaacaattaaaattcaaagcatatcacttaattaattaaacaaagaCAAATCTAGAAAGTTTAAAATTTATAGGTTCAGATTCATAGTCCTACCACCTCCATCAAATTTAGAGGATTAAAATCCATTAGTTAtacttatttagtgttttatttttatacacatAGCTAGCTATAACCTATGGGTTCAGATGAACTCGTAGCTATATTTATTGGATACCTCTTGATGTAAATACCTATCCAGGTAAGTATTACCATATGGAAactccatcatatatatatgtgtgtgtccaAAATGCAAGCAGTATAATAATTATCAAGCAATTTACTATAATATCTTAATAACTTATTGAAGTGTTTTGCTTTGCGAAATGATCTTATATTGGTTGTTCGTTAGGATCTTATATTCTAGACGATAAGTTAtaaacaattaaaattaaatccTAGTATGGTATTAGGCCTATAAAGCAAAGTAGGCGTTTGAATATAattgaagttttgtttgaacGTTAATCGGATTCAAATTTGCACCGTGTAAAGCTTAGAAAAAATTACTTCCGACTAATAAATCTCAAAGCTCTAACAAAAAGGCATTTATAGCTCTCCTAGATACATAACCTCTCTCTATTTCCTATCGTAAGTCGTTACGATTAAGAGACATTTCTTCTTAATAATCTAATAAATCAGACTGTAGATGAGAcaatcttttctatttttactttcatcattcttttttttctcgGAAAGATTTGGcagaaaagaaaggaattattTTAGATACTAGGAGAGTTAAACTATTTTTGTTAATCCAACATATTTTAAAAGATgtcaaaaatcatgaaattgtatGTCGGGGATCTAGAGAAATTTTGCACGAGAAGGGACCGGATCCGAACATTGTCCATCTGTGTttactattttttgtgttttagtGAATGTGATGCCAATTATAATTTGTGGGGTAACGAAATTGAATCTTCAGAGTAATTTCACACGCTGTTGGTGAAACTTCTTGTCTTATAAATGTGGTTTAAGTCAATTTtgaaaaaggcaaaaattaattaCTAATGCAATTTGCTAAATTTGCACATCACATCAAATTAAATGGACTTTAACAGTGGAATGTACT includes the following:
- the LOC132042038 gene encoding transcription factor MYB1-like, with the translated sequence ICRWSLIAGRLPGRTANDVKNYWNTRLLRKLNIAPQKQERKCKTIHENAIIKPQPRKLSTTKKLNFSWCNNKSIGNEEASTDNDIQWWANILENCNDIEEEAAAKRTPSLLQEGQSDGWDEFPVDDIWNLLN